The genomic segment GAGGACAGGACAGCAAAGTCATTCGTCTTGGAGAAGGAGGAAAGGTCCTCGACTTTGTGATGAACGACAAGTGTGCCGCAGGAACCGGGAGATTTTTAGAGCTCATGGCCCAGGTCCTCGAGATTCACATTGAGGACTACGGAAACCTTTTTGCGCAGGCAAAGGAACGGATTACCCTATCCCATACCTGCGCGGTTTTTGCCGAATCGGAAGTCGTCGGCCACATCGCCCGGGGAAAGAGAAAAGAAGACCTTGTATGGGCAGTGGCTCACGCGGTTACCGAACGGGTTGCCGCCTTGGGAGAGCGCATCGGTATTGTACCTCCCCTTGTCGTTACCGGGGGTGTGGCAAAAAATAGGGCTGTTCTCGCCCTTTTGGAGGAACGCCTGAGATGCCCGGTTCTCGTGCCCGAGAATCCACTCATTACTGCTGCTTTGGGGGCCTGTCTTTTGGCAGAGCGGAGGGCTTAAACGCTACAGGAACCATCCGGAGATACCCGGCACCGAACGGGAGGACTGCAAGGTTTGCCCTCTCTCGCGTTCCTTCGGGAAAGACGGAGAACAAAAGTTTTTCCTTCCCCTCGTGAGTCTGCGAAACCAGCACTTCCGTACTCTCCGGAGGGAGAGTATACTCAAGGATGGGTTCTTTTTCAAGAGCCCACCGGAACCCGGATGACCTGAATACCCAGGTCTTCGATCTTTCGAGCTATCACAGGATCCAACCGGTCATCGGTGAAGATACGGGAGAGCCTTGTAATTTCGCAGATTCTAAAGAAGGCTACCTCCTGGAACTTCCGGCTCTCGGCAACGAGGATGACCTCCTGAGCGGCAGTGACCATGACCTTTTTGAGGTGGGCCTCAAGCTCAAAGACATCGGCAAGGTATCCCTCATCCACAAGGACCGCCCTGGCCCCCAGGAAGAGCTTATCGGCATAGTAGTTCCGCACCGCATTTTCGGCCTGAGGTCCAACAAAAGAGAAGGAGAGGGGATGGAGTGTCCCCCCGGTGGCGATGATGTTAAAGTTCGGCTGCCTCGCCAGACTCACGCAGATATCAAGGGAACTCGTGAGAATCGTCACCCGCTTTGCTGAGTCGATGCTGCGGGCAACCTGCAGGGCAGTGGTGCTCGCATCGAAAATGACTGAATCCCCATCCTCGATGATTTTCGCCGCCTCTCTCCCAATTGCCTCCTTGACCTCGCGGTTTGTGATTTCCCGGAGCTCCACAGGAATTTCGACGTTACTCGTCTTCACCCGAGAGGCTCCCCCGTAGATGCGCCGAAGGAGCCCCTGTTTCTCAAGGGATCGGAGGTCCTGGCGAACGGTGTCCTCGCTCACGGCAAACATAGCTGCAAGTTCCTTCACAGTAAGGGTTTGGCGAACCTTGAGAGCCTCGAGTATCTTGAGTCGCCGCTCCTCAGCGATGAGACCTACCTTCCTGGGCATAGGCTACGACACCACC from the Candidatus Caldatribacterium sp. genome contains:
- a CDS encoding 2-hydroxyglutaryl-CoA dehydratase; protein product: MLPFPSSPKIGVVLVLFAGIDVGSQSTACVLWDGERILGFSVLPSGVNPKERAQEALAKALDMVGRKDAECFLVATGYGRYQVEGAKLVVSEITCQAQGVAYLFPKAKTVIDIGGQDSKVIRLGEGGKVLDFVMNDKCAAGTGRFLELMAQVLEIHIEDYGNLFAQAKERITLSHTCAVFAESEVVGHIARGKRKEDLVWAVAHAVTERVAALGERIGIVPPLVVTGGVAKNRAVLALLEERLRCPVLVPENPLITAALGACLLAERRA
- a CDS encoding DeoR/GlpR transcriptional regulator, translating into MPRKVGLIAEERRLKILEALKVRQTLTVKELAAMFAVSEDTVRQDLRSLEKQGLLRRIYGGASRVKTSNVEIPVELREITNREVKEAIGREAAKIIEDGDSVIFDASTTALQVARSIDSAKRVTILTSSLDICVSLARQPNFNIIATGGTLHPLSFSFVGPQAENAVRNYYADKLFLGARAVLVDEGYLADVFELEAHLKKVMVTAAQEVILVAESRKFQEVAFFRICEITRLSRIFTDDRLDPVIARKIEDLGIQVIRVPVGS